Proteins from a single region of Punica granatum isolate Tunisia-2019 chromosome 8, ASM765513v2, whole genome shotgun sequence:
- the LOC116186963 gene encoding myb-related protein Hv33-like has translation MGRHSCCLKQRLRKGLWSPEEDEKLFNYITRYGIGCWSSVPKLAGLQRCGKSCRLRWINYLRPDLKRGMFSQQEEDLILSLHQLLGNRWAQIAAQLPGRTDNEIKNFWNSYLKKKLMKQGIDPATHKPITREVEVTCENISSTGAEHSSLPPPLVINRPNEPAFLLTHPAIDFSLNAGIISTDKQTFDPSATLDFHQAAVTDHPVSYGTALGTSMRSSNCTGHGSIIGAESISSDNLASRMSYLFFNESSVTRDYQINNDLENTVNAAFSWGSGYCNKVNSSPYQFQQLGETKSEEASKPSPWSQQEQSVITSHNALDFGDYHLTSMPEDYDVFQDLYASCTLTSSVDRPLLLQKP, from the exons ATGGGGCGGCACTCGTGTTGTCTGAAGCAGAGGCTGAGGAAAGGGCTGTGGTCCCCCGAGGAAGATGAGAAGCTCTTTAACTACATCACCCGTTATGGCATCGGCTGCTGGAGCTCTGTCCCCAAGCTGGCCg GGTTGCAGAGATGCGGGAAGAGTTGCAGGCTGAGGTGGATAAACTACTTGAGACCTGACCTTAAGAGAGGAATGTTCTCTCAGCAAGAGGAAGATCTCATCCTCAGCCTTCACCAGCTTCTTGGCAATcg ATGGGCCCAGATTGCAGCGCAGTTACCGGGAAGGACGGACAACGAGATTAAGAACTTCTGGAACTCGTacctgaagaagaagctgatgAAGCAAGGAATTGACCCAGCAACCCACAAGCCAATCACCAGGGAGGTGGAAGTGACATGTGAGAACATTAGCTCAACCGGGGCTGAGCATTCTTCACTTCCACCACCTTTAGTTATTAATAGACCGAACGAGCCCGCATTTCTTCTTACTCACCCGGCCATCGACTTCTCCCTAAACGCCGGAATAATCAGCACAGACAAACAGACGTTCGACCCTTCGGCCACTCTAGACTTCCATCAAGCAGCAGTTACTGATCATCCTGTCAGCTATGGCACGGCCCTTGGCACAAGCATGAGATCGTCCAACTGCACTGGTCATGGGAGCATCATCGGGGCAGAATCAATTTCCTCCGACAACCTGGCTTCGAGAATGAGTTATCTGTTCTTCAATGAGTCATCAGTGACTAGGGATTATCAGATAAACAATGATCTAGAAAATACTGTAAATGCAGCTTTCTCTTGGGGATCAGGCTATTGCAATAAGGTGAATTCTTCTCCCTATCAGTTTCAGCAGCTCGGCGAGACTAAGTCCGAAGAAGCATCGAAGCCCAGTCCGTGGAGTCAGCAGGAACAGTCGGTTATCACTTCGCACAACGCATTAGACTTTGGGGACTATCACTTAACATCGATGCCAGAAGATTATGACGTTTTCCAGGACTTGTACGCTTCATGTACGTTAACATCTTCAGTCGACCGGCCCCTCTTACTACAGAAACCTTGA
- the LOC116186965 gene encoding 60S ribosomal protein L27a-3-like, with translation MTTRFKKNRKKRGHVSAGHGRIGKHRKHPGGRGNAGGMHHHRILFDKYHPGYFGKVGMRYFHKLRNKFYCPIVNIDKLWSMVPEDAKAKAKATADKAPVIDVTQFGYFKVLGKGVLPENQPIVVKAKLVSKTAEKKIKEAGGAVVLTA, from the coding sequence ATGACGACCCGCTTCAAGAAGAACCGGAAGAAGCGCGGCCACGTCAGCGCTGGCCATGGACGCATCGGGAAGCACCGGAAGCACCCCGGAGGCCGCGGGAACGCCGGTGGTATGCACCACCACAGGATCCTCTTCGACAAGTACCATCCCGGCTACTTCGGCAAGGTCGGGATGAGGTACTTCCACAAGCTCCGGAACAAGTTCTACTGCCCGATCGTCAACATCGACAAGCTCTGGTCCATGGTGCCGGAGGATGCCAAGGCCAAGGCCAAGGCCACAGCGGACAAGGCCCCGGTGATCGACGTCACGCAGTTCGGGTACTTCAAGGTCCTCGGGAAGGGAGTCTTGCCGGAGAACCAGCCGATCGTCGTCAAGGCCAAGCTGGTGTCGAAGACCgcggagaagaagatcaaaGAGGCTGGCGGAGCTGTTGTGCTCACCGCTTAA
- the LOC116187032 gene encoding U-box domain-containing protein 33-like produces MEEDGQVETVQYFRSTGMVSPEIVEIGDDSRSMTGGRDGTCQDVYVAVGKDDLGVVKWVLDHLVTAASGRVFLVHVFPPITHIPTPVGKLSRSQLSQDQVRVYINEETNRRRNLLQKYIRLCSEAKVTVDTMLIESNSTAKAVLDLIPVLNITSLVIGTKRSPHSRRLVGKLSKGEFVKRNAPECCEVTIVFNGQKVIEINESRDPNRPSMRTCSPGDEASRHPERRFFECACFPVCRPKVEELQEPISQNSGGFSNGKIDRIRR; encoded by the exons atGGAGGAAGATGGGCAGGTTGAGACCGTGCAGTACTTCAGGAGCACTGGAATGGTGTCGCCGGAGATTGTGGAGATTGGAGATGACAGCAGGAGCATGACCGGGGGTAGAGATGGCACCTGTCAGGACGTTTACGTGGCAGTCGGTAAAGATGATCTAGGTGTTGTGAAGTGGGTTCTGGATCATCTTGTTACGGCTGCCAGTGGTCGGGTCTTCCTGGTCCATGTCTTCCCAccgatcactcacattcccaCCCCAG TTGGGAAGTTGTCAAGGAGCCAACTGAGCCAAGACCAAGTGAGAGTATACATTAACGAAGAGACGAACAGGAGGAGGAACCTTCTGCAGAAATACATCCGCCTATGCTCCGAAGCTAAG GTTACAGTCGACACTATGCTTATAGAGAGCAACTCGACAGCGAAAGCTGTTCTGGATCTTATACCTGTGCTTAACATCACAAGTCTCGTGATTGGAACGAAGAGATCCCCTCACTCGAG GCGATTGGTCGGAAAACTGTCAAAAGGAGAGTTTGTGAAGAGGAATGCGCCGGAATGCTGTGAGGTCACTATAGTGTTCAATGGACAGAAGGTTATAGAGATTAACGAGTCCAGAGACCCGAACCGCCCGTCTATGAGAACCTGTTCCCCTGGAGATGAAGCTTCTCGGCATCCGGAGAGGAGATTCTTTGAATGTGCATGCTTTCCAG TTTGTAGGCCCAAGGTTGAAGAACTCCAAGAACCCATCAGTCAAAACTCAGGAGGCTTCAGCAATGGAAAGATTGATAGGATCAGAAGATAG